The following are from one region of the Betta splendens chromosome 15, fBetSpl5.4, whole genome shotgun sequence genome:
- the LOC114842183 gene encoding aspartate aminotransferase, cytoplasmic-like yields MSVFCDVPLSAPVAVFQLTQDFNNDPFPTKVNLGVGAYRTDDGQPWVLPVVKKVEKVIVHDNRLNHEYLPILGLPEFRAASSRLVLGDKSPAIMESRVGAVQCLGGTGALKIGAEFLRRYYNGNNNTKTPVYVSAPTWENHNAVFASAGFEDVRSYRYWDAAKRGLDMSGFLGDLESCPERSIFVLHACAHNPTGIDPTQEQWRQIARVMMRRQLFAFFDSAYQGFASGNLERDAWAVRHFVSAGFEVFCAQSFSKNFGLYNERVGNLTVVARDADSLRRLMSQMEKIARVTWSNPPSQGARVVALTLNSPQLFDEWKDNVKTMADRVLLMRAQLKAKLHALRTPGTWDHITQQIGMFSFTGLNPKQVEYLEKEKHVYLMASGRINMCGLTTKNIDYVAASIHEAVTVVQ; encoded by the exons ATGTCGGTGTTTTGTGACGTTCCGCTGTCCGCTCCTGTGGCCGTGTTCCAGTTAACGCAGGACTTCAACAACGACCCGTTTCCCACCAAGGTGAACCTCGGCGTGGGAG CCTACCGGACGGATGACGGCCAGCCGTGGGTCCTGCCTGTGGTGAAAAAGGTGGAGAAGGTCATCGTGCACGACAACCGGTTAAACCACGAGTACCTGCCCATCCTCGGCCTGCCCGAGTTCAGAGCCGCGTCCTCCAGGCTCGTGCTGGGAGACAAGAGTCCCGCCATCATGGAGAGCAGG GTGGGGGCGGTTCAGTGTCTGGGTGGTACTGGTGCCTTGAAGATTGGGGCGGAGTTTCTCCGTCGTTACTACAAtggaaacaacaacaccaaaacTCCCGTATACGTGTCTGCACCTACCTGGG aaAATCACAATGCTGTGTTCGCCAGTGCTGGGTTTGAGGACGTGCGCTCATACAGGTACTGGGATGCGGCGAAGCGGGGCCTTGATATGTCGGGTTTCCTTGGCGACCTGGAG aGCTGCCCCGAGCGCTCCATCTTTGTCCTGCACGCCTGCGCCCACAACCCCACCGGCATCGACCCCACCCAGGAGCAGTGGAGGCAGATCGCCAGAGTCATGATg AGGAGGCAGCTGTTCGCGTTCTTCGACTCGGCGTACCAGGGTTTCGCCTCGGGGAACCTGGAGAGGGACGCCTGGGCCGTCCGCCATTTTGTCTCCGCCGGCTTCGAGGTGTTCTGCGCCCAGTCGTTCTCCAAGAACTTCGGCCTTTACA ACGAGCGGGTCGGCAACCTGACCGTCGTGGCCCGCGACGCCGACAGCCTGAGGCGCCTGATGTCGCAGATGGAGAAGATCGCCAGGGTCACCTGGTCCAACCCGCCGTCCCAGGGAGCCCGCGTCGTGGCCCTCACGCTCAACTCGCCTCAGCTCTTCGACGAATG GAAGGACAACGTGAAGACCATGGCCGACAGGGTTCTGCTGATGCGGGCTCAGCTGAAGGCCAAGCTTCACGCCCTGAGGACCCCGGGGACGTGGGACCACATCACACAGCAGATCGGCATGTTCAGCTTCACAGGCCTCAACC CCAAGCAAGTGGAGTAtttggagaaggagaaacacgTCTACCTAATGGCCAGCGGGCGCATCAACATGTGCGGCTTGACCACCAAGAACATCGACTACGTGGCCGCGTCCATCCACGAGGCCGTGACCGTGGTCCAGTGA
- the LOC114841808 gene encoding metal transporter CNNM1-like — MPFTSSFSMMAADAADAPRCILHPSRLSFLFLTVTLSSLPAPTPALLGVRPEDTQSGDLSVQDGILRATEGTRFVLRVYYSISPVTERSSGVNASGRPDSAPDGPWIAFIEEPGAENGVAQGRLRSKGNPCEEENARSSDIELLGSFRSSSSHNSVLVELLAKDLRRGERVKYYSMCAFDGAKWEHFSTKDFWLAVTERPADAHVWLQAGVSVLLLALSALCSGLNISMLALDPVELRVLQNSGTDKEQKYAHKIESVRKHGNYILCTVVLGNVLTNTCFVVWMCQILGMTALSTASCTFGIFFIGEILPHSVASRHSLAIASKTLCATRLLMLVFFPIAYPVSKILDVLLHQEISSFYTREKLVAMLRVTDPYHDLVKEELNIIQGALELRSKTVEDVLTPLSDCYMLASDAVLDFCTMSDVMQSGFTRIPVYENERSNIVDILFVKDLAFVDPDDCTPLKTITQFYKHPMHCVFNDTKLDVMLEEFKRGKSHLAVVQRVNSEGEGDPFYEVMGIVTLEDVIEEIIKSEIVDETDLYTDNRTKRRVSNHERKQQDFSIFKMSESELKVKMSPQLLLATHRFLATEVEPFRPCHLSEKILLRLIKHPCVVQELKFNAKNKHSPQHFLFQRNKPVDYFVLVLQGRVEVEIGKEALRFENGAFSYYGMPALIPPLPIGHRNSSRGSGLNQSDSLLSGGSVGQLAAGGGLYLPDYSVRQLTDLQIIKITRNHYQNALTATRMDSSPQTPDPLDPDAKGRPPGPEARSHSIALPLTHAHTRLGLARLAHLHPHGGLRSTSHLNERNRIVRSKSDGQRSPNDTVFLRMDEIPYIHEDRPDYGENDSPADSQPSTSPFISSLSLSGSEENMGKKLLRKLSNKRRKKSRDGERSPEDGSDQPPVTS, encoded by the exons ATGCCCTTCACTAGTTCATTCAGCATGATGGCTGCGGATGCTGCGGATGCTCCGCGCTGCATCCTGCATCCGAGCCggctctccttcctcttcctaaCCGtcaccctctcctctctgccGGCCCCGACGCCGGCGCTGCTCGGTGTCCGGCCGGAAGACACCCAAAGCGGGGATCTGTCCGTGCAGGACGGGATCCTGAGAGCCACGGAGGGAACTCGCTTCGTGCTGCGGGTTTACTACTCCATATCTCCTGTCACCGAGCGTTCCAGCGGCGTGAACGCCAGCGGCAGACCCGACTCCGCTCCGGACGGCCCGTGGATCGCGTTCATAGAGGAGCCGGGTGCGGAAAACGGGGTCGCGCAGGGGCGGCTCCGTTCCAAAGGGAACCCGTGCGAGGAGGAGAACGCCCGCAGCTCCGACATCGAACTGCTGGGCTCCTTCCGATCCAGCTCAAGTCACAACTCCGTTCTGGTGGAGCTGCTCGCCAAAGACCTGCGCAGGGGCGAAAGGGTCAAATACTATTCCATGTGCGCGTTTGATGGAGCGAAATGGGAGCACTTCAGCACCAAAGACTTCTGGCTGGCGGTGACGGAGAGACCCGCGGACGCGCACGTTTGGCTGCAGGCGGGCGtctccgtgctgctgctggctctgtCCGCGCTGTGCAGCGGTCTGAACATCAGCATGCTGGCGCTGGACCCCGTGGAGCTGCGGGTGCTGCAGAACAGCGGCACCGACAAGGAGCAGAAGTACGCGCACAAAATAGAGTCGGTGCGCAAACACGGCAACTACATCCTTTGCACCGTGGTGCTGGGCAACGTGCTGACCAACACCTGCTTCGTGGTGTGGATGTGCCAGATTCTAGGGATGACCGCTCTCTCCACGGCCTCGTGCACCTTCGGGATTTTCTTCATCGGCGAGATCTTACCTCACTCCGTGGCGTCCAGGCACAGCCTCGCCATCGCCTCCAAGACGCTCTGCGCCACGCGCCTGCTGATGCTGGTGTTCTTCCCCATCGCGTACCCGGTGTCCAAGATCCTGGACGTCCTGCTGCACCAGGAGATCAGCAGCTTCTACACCAGGGAGAAGCTGGTGGCCATGCTGCGCGTCACCGACCCGTACCACGACCTGGTCAAGGAGGAGCTCAACATCATCCAGGGAGCCCTGGAGCTGAGGAGCAAGACGGTGGAGGACGTGCTGACGCCGCTGTCCGACTGCTACATGCTGGCGTCGGACGCCGTGCTGGACTTCTGCACCATGTCCGACGTGATGCAGAGCGGCTTCACGCGCATCCCGGTCTACGAGAACGAGCGGTCCAACATCGTGGACATCCTGTTCGTCAAAGACTTGGCGTTCGTGGATCCTGACGATTGCACCCCCCTTAAAACCATCACTCAGTTTTACAAGCACCCCATGCACTGCGTGTTCAATGACACGAAGCTGGACGTGATGCTTGAGGAGTTTAAAAGAG GTAAATCCCACCTGGCGGTGGTGCAGCGGGTGAACAGCGAGGGGGAGGGAGACCCCTTCTATGAGGTGATGGGCATCGTCACGCTGGAGGACGTCATCGAGGAGATCATCAAGTCCGAGATCGTGGACGAGACGGACCTGTACA CCGACAATCGCACCAAACGCAGGGTGTCCAACCACGAGCGGAAGCAGCAGGACTTCTCCATCTTCAAGATGTCCGAGAGCGAGCTGAAGGTGAAGATGTCGCCCCAGCTGCTGCTCGCGACCCACCGCTTCTTGGCCACAG AGGTGGAGCCCTTTAGGCCCTGTCACCTGTCGGAGAAGATCCTGCTGCGCCTCATCAAGCACCCCTGCGTCGTGCAGGAGCTCAAGTTCAACGCCAAGAACAAACACTCCCCTcagcacttcctgttccagagAAACAAGCCCGTCGACTACTTCGTCCTCGTCCTGCAG GgacgggtggaggtggagatcgGGAAGGAGGCTCTGCGCTTCGAGAACGGAGCCTTTTCCTACTACGGCATGCCCGCACTCATCCCGCCTCTGCCCATCG GCCACAGGAACAGCTCTCGCGGCAGCGGCCTGAACCAGTCGGACTCCCTGCTGAGCGGCGGCAGCGTCGGCCAGCTGGCGGCCGGAGGGGGGCTCTACCTACCCGACTACTCCGTGCGACAGCTCACAGACCTGCAGATCATCAAG ATCACCAGGAACCACTACCAGAACGCGCTGACGGCCACCAGGATGGACAGCTCCCCGCAGACCCCGGACCCCCTGGACCCGGACGCCAAGGGCCGGCCCCCGGGCCCCGAGGCGCGCTCCCACAGCATCGCCCTCCCgctcacgcacgcgcacacgcgcctGGGGCTGGCGCGCCTcgcacacctccacccccacggCGGCCTCCGCAGCACGTCCCACCTCAACGAGCGGAACCGCATCGTCC GCAGCAAGTCTGACGGGCAGAGAAGTCCAAATGATACCGTGTTCCTCCGAATGGATGAGATTCCCTACATCCACGAGGACCGACCGGACTACGGAGAGAACG ACTCGCCCGCGGACTCTCAGCCGTCCACGTCGCCCTTCATCAGCTCCCTGTCGCTGTCCGGCTCCGAGGAGAACATGGGGAAGAAGCTTCTGCGTAAACTGA GcaacaagaggaggaaaaagtccagggatggagagaggagtCCGGAGGACGGCTCGGATCAACCGCCGGTGACGAGCTAG